A part of Pseudomonas sp. HR96 genomic DNA contains:
- a CDS encoding ABC transporter permease, which yields MDIDLLSNIFYAMVRTGTPLLLVALGELICEKSGVLNLGQEGMMLFGAVIGFIVAFSTGSLWLGVLLAMLAGMLLSSLFALVALAFNANQVATGLALTIFGVGLSTFVGAAWVGKPLAGFEPIMLPWLSSLPLVGRMLFGQDLLVYLSFALFALVAWVLLRSRLGLIIQAVGENPDAASAMGLPVLRVRTLAVLFGGAMAGLAGAYLSLAYTPMWAENMSAGRGWIALALVVFASWRVWRLLLGAYLFGLASILHLVAQGIGLAIPSNLLAMLPYVATIVVLVLLSRDGLRTRLYAPVSLGQPWQPGH from the coding sequence ATGGATATCGACCTGTTGAGCAATATTTTCTACGCCATGGTACGCACTGGCACCCCGTTGCTGCTGGTGGCCCTGGGCGAGCTGATCTGCGAGAAGAGCGGCGTGCTCAACCTCGGCCAGGAGGGCATGATGCTGTTCGGCGCGGTGATCGGCTTCATCGTCGCCTTCAGTACCGGCAGCCTCTGGCTCGGGGTGTTGCTGGCGATGCTGGCGGGCATGTTGCTGTCGTCGCTGTTTGCCTTGGTTGCCCTGGCCTTCAACGCCAACCAGGTGGCCACGGGGCTGGCGCTGACCATCTTTGGCGTGGGCCTGTCGACCTTTGTCGGCGCCGCGTGGGTCGGCAAACCACTGGCCGGTTTCGAGCCGATCATGCTGCCGTGGCTGAGCAGCCTGCCGTTGGTCGGACGCATGCTGTTCGGCCAGGACCTGCTGGTGTACCTGTCGTTCGCGCTGTTCGCCCTGGTGGCCTGGGTGCTGCTGCGCAGCCGCCTGGGCCTGATCATCCAGGCGGTCGGCGAAAACCCTGACGCGGCCAGCGCCATGGGCCTGCCGGTGCTGCGCGTGCGCACCCTGGCGGTGCTGTTCGGCGGCGCCATGGCTGGGTTGGCTGGCGCCTACCTGTCGCTGGCCTACACGCCGATGTGGGCGGAAAACATGAGCGCCGGGCGCGGCTGGATTGCCCTGGCGCTGGTGGTATTCGCCAGCTGGCGGGTGTGGCGCCTGCTGCTCGGCGCCTACCTGTTCGGCCTGGCCAGCATCCTCCATCTGGTGGCCCAGGGCATCGGCCTGGCGATCCCGTCCAATCTGCTGGCGATGCTGCCATACGTGGCGACCATCGTGGTGCTGGTGCTGCTCTCGCGCGACGGCCTGCGCACCCGGCTGTACGCGCCGGTGTCCCTCGGCCAACCTTGGCAACCGGGCCACTGA